The proteins below are encoded in one region of Takifugu rubripes chromosome 1, fTakRub1.2, whole genome shotgun sequence:
- the klhdc3l gene encoding leucine-zipper-like transcriptional regulator 1 homolog, with amino-acid sequence MNQNGPSLWTQLPQSSRAPRDRYKHACCSSDGHVYVLGGRDSSCLRDLWRYSVVCNEWTELNCRGEAAPEELEEHSMVAHEGFLYVFGGLLDSAYSNSRYPLWLFDIAKQKWMNCRGKSGSTQTQTPSNRKGHSSVVVGSAMLVYGGFVDLKGSSQDFWSLDFDSMAWSLLSDSQHGSVGPGCRHGHSAVAHQSCMYLFGGLKGLREQRDFWKWNSTSCTWTSLRNKSGPSRLTGHSAVAYRDGMLLFGGGESQHSPSSCLWRYSFTSLTWTQVATLPGSSPPKKIHHSCIGLGPSYKSNSHSSSSGSGIQTRLLESRMRPFKNKCFPAPLSFLGSDGAIELETFSQDQCYDTKLRASELIKNGTQQLGNCLTFENKAFGKKSSDDEEDGDAALHLPDLLLVLGGRPCSSHGPISVWQMTLTDS; translated from the exons ATGAATCAGAACGGTCCATCTCTGTGGACTCAGCTCCCTCAGAGCAGCCGGGCGCCACGTGACCGCTACAAGCAcgcctgctgcagctccgaTGGACACGTCTATGTCCTGGGAGGGAGAGACAGCAGCTGTCTGAGGGATCTCTGGAGGTACAGCGTTG TCTGCAACGAGTGGACAGAACTGAACTGCAGGGGTGAGGCTGcaccagaggagctggaggaacatTCTATGGTGGCTCATGAG GGTTTTCTCTATGTGTTTGGCGGCTTGTTGGATTCCGCATACTCAAACAGCCGATATCCCCTCTGGCTGTTTGACATAG CAAAGCAGAAGTGGATGAACTGCAGAGGAAAGTCAGGATCCACTCAG ACGCAGACGCCCTCCAACAGGAAAGGCCACAGCTCCGTGGTTGTCGGCTCTGCCATGCTGGTGTACGGCGGTTTTGTTGACCTGAAAGGATCCTCGCAGGACTTTTGGAGCTTAGACTTTG ACTCGATGGCGTGGTCCCTCCTGAGTGACTCTCAGCACGGCTCGGTGGGTCCCGGCTGCAGACACGGTCACTCGGCCGTCGCTCACCAGAGCTGCATGTACCTGTTCGGGGGGTTGAAAGGTCTGCGGGAGCAGAGAGACTTCTGGAAGTGGAATTCCACCAGCTGCACATGGACGTCACTCAGAAACAA GTCCGGCCCGTCCAGGCTCACGGGCCACTCAGCTGTGGCCTACAGAGACGGCATGCTGCTGTTTGGAGGAGGGGAGAGCCAGCACTCCCCCAGCAGCTGCCTGTGGCGCTACAGTTTCACCTCTCTGACGTGGACGCAGGTGGCCACTCTGCCAGGCTCCAGTCCCCCAAAGAAGATCCACCACAGCTGCATTGGGCTGGGCCCCAGTTACAAGAGCAAcagccacagctccagctctggcTCAGGGATTCAGACCAGGCTGCTGGAGTCTAGGATGAGGCCGTTCAAGAACAAGTGTTTCCCAGCCCCGCTCTCTTTCCTCGGATCAGATGGAGCCATCGAGCTGGAGACGTTCAGCCAGGACCAGTGTTACGACACCAAACTGCGAGCCTCAGAACTGATCAAGAATGGGACACAGCAGCTTGGAAACTGTCTGACGTTTGAGAACAAGGCCTTCGGGAAGAAGAgctcagatgatgaagaggatggagatgCAGCCCTGCATCTGCCTGATCTGCTGTTGGTGCTGGGAGGAAGACCCTGTTCCAGTCACGGCCCAATTTCTGTGTGGCAGATGACTCTGACAGACTCCTGA
- the slc10a2 gene encoding LOW QUALITY PROTEIN: ileal sodium/bile acid cotransporter (The sequence of the model RefSeq protein was modified relative to this genomic sequence to represent the inferred CDS: inserted 2 bases in 2 codons): protein MATSAVLLECDALATVCSGPNCLVPPDNFNQVLSLAMSTTLTIMLAMVMFSMGCTVDAAKLWGHVKRPWGIFIGFLCQFGIMPFTAFALALAFQVIPVQAVVIIIMGCCPGGTGSNIICYWLDGDMDLSISMTACSSILALGMMPLCLLIYTPLWTSAGTIKIPYDSIGITLVALLXPITLGIYVNXRWPEKAKKILKVGSIAGFGLIIILAVVGGVLYQSSWVISPSLWIIGTIYPFIGFGLGFMLARITGQPWYRCRTIALETGFQNSQLCSTIIQLSFSFEDLELMFAFPLIYSIFQLVVAIVFVGGYQGYKRHCRRGAAEDNGDALSLEDNSEKVKDIAVENGVFEYDDGSTAEEKKKDKFSSHL from the exons ATGGCCACATCTGCAGTGCTCCTGGAGTGCGACGCTCTCGCAACCGTCTGTTCGGGGCCGAACTGCCTGGTTCCTCCGGATAACTTCAACCAGGTCCTGAGCCTGGCGATGAGCACCACCCTCACCATAATGCTGGCGATGGTCATGTTTTCCATGGGCTGCACCGTGGACGCCGCGAAGCTGTGGGGTCACGTCAAAAGGCCCTGGGGCATCTTCATTGGCTTCCTCTGCCAGTTTGGCATCATGCCCTTCACAGCGTTCGCCTTGGCCTTGGCCTTCCAGGTCATACCTGTGCAGGCAgtcgtcatcatcattatgGGCTGCTGTCCTGGAGGCACTGGTTCCAACATCATCTGCTACTGGTTGGATGGCGATATGGATCTGAG TATCAGCATGACAGCCTGCTCCTCCATCCTGGCCCTGGGGATGATGCCTCTCTGTCTACTCATTTATACCCCCCTGTGGACGTCCGCGGGCACCATCAAAATCCCGTATGACAGCATTG GCATCACCCTCGTGGCCCTTC GTCCAATCACTCTGGGGATATACGTGA GTAGGTGGCCGGAAAAAGCCAAAAAGATCCTCAAG GTGGGGTCCATTGCAGGCTTCGGTCTCATCATCATCTTAGCCGTGGTCGGGGGGGTTCTTTACCAGTCCTCCTGGgtcatctctccctctttgtGGATTATTGGAACCATTTATCCCTTCATTGGTTTTGGCCTTGGGTTCATGTTGGCACGCATCACGGGGCAACCCTGGTACAG ATGCCGAACCATCGCCCTGGAGACGGGCTTCCAGAACTCTCAGCTGTGCAGCACCATCATCCAGTTGTCCTTCAGCTTTGAAGATCTGGAGCTCATGTTTGCGTTCCCGCTCATCTACAGCATCTTCCAGCTGGTGGTAGCTATTGTTTTTGTGGGAG GCTACCAGGGCTACAAACGACATTGTCGCCGCGGTGCAGCCGAGGATAACGGTGACGCTCTGTCCCTGGAGGATAATTCAGAGAAAGTGAAGGACATTGCTGtggaaaatggtgtttttgagTACGATGACGGCAGCACCgctgaagagaagaagaaagacaagtTCAGCAGCCACTTATGA
- the gtpbp8 gene encoding LOW QUALITY PROTEIN: GTP-binding protein 8 (The sequence of the model RefSeq protein was modified relative to this genomic sequence to represent the inferred CDS: deleted 1 base in 1 codon) — MWVSRLQKAHKLASIQKITDFPPQKVQSFLYPFSGLDSYLDRSVDMTQFQLFHPSLEDMIKAEKLFCSSPSHRIDYYTSAERTDHIPALKQPEVCFIGRSNVGKSSLIKSLFSLTPEVEVRVSKTPGHTKKMNFFRVGRAFTLVDMPGYGHRAPKDFVEMVEPYLQSRTNLVRTFLLVDGSVGLQKADLVALEMCESIRRPYVIVVTKVDKCGPRTLLNEPADLQEVINVHTKSCFPQPFLVSSLHFKGIYLLRCLITHITGSIKLTDTSQS, encoded by the exons ATGTGGGTCTCCAGACTGCAGAAAGCACACAAACTTGCATCAATTCAGAAAATCACAGACTTCCCTCCCCAAAAAGTACAGAGCTTTCTATACCCCTTTAGTGGACTGGATTCTTACCTGGACAG GTCTGTGGACATGACGCAGTTCCAGCTCTTTCACCCCAGTTTGGAGGACATGATCAAAGCAGAAAAGCTGTTCTGCTCTTCCCCGTCTCACAGGATTGATTATTACACCTCTGCAGAGAGGACGGACCACATTCCTGCTCTCAAACAGCCAGAG GTGTGTTTCATCGGCCGCAGCAATGTGGGCAAATCATCGCTCATCAAAAGTTTGTTCTCCCTGACGCCTGAGGTCGAAGTGCGAGTGTCCAAAACCCCG GGTCACACGAAGAAGATGAACTTCTTC CGGGTGGGCAGAGCTTTCACCCTGGTCGACATGCCAGGATACGGACACAGAGCACCCAAAGActttgtggagatggtggagccGTACCTGCAGAGCAGGACAAA CCTTGTGAGGACATTCCTGCTGGTTGACGGCAGCGTCGGCCTCCAGAAGGCCGACTTGGTGGCTCTGGAGATGTGCGAGAGCATCAGACGTCCGTATGTG ATTGTTGTGACGAAGGTGGACAAATGTGGACCGAGGACGCTGCTGAACGAACCTGCTGACCTTCAGGAGGTGATTAATGTTCACACCAAGAGCTGCTTCCCCCAACCCTTCCTGGTCAG CTCGCTTCATTTCAAAGGGATCTACCTCCTGCGGTGCCTCATCACACACATAACAGGCAGCATCAAACTAACCGACACCTCGCAGAGCTGA